The Opitutus sp. DNA window GCCGTCATCAGGACCGTGGAGACCAGCGGCACTTCGCCACCCGGCACATAGAGACCGACGCGGCGGATCGGGTGGTTAACCTCACCGACATCGGCGCCGTGTTTATTTTTGCCCATCCAGTCCTTGGGCAAACTCTGTTTGTTAAAGGCGACGATGTTTTCGTGAGCGGCGACCAGCGCCTTGCGCTCAGCGGCGGGCAAGCGTTTGACGGCTGCGGCGATCTCGGCCGGCTTAACGCGGAAATCGCGGGCGCGGAGCTTGGCGCCATCGAACTTGGCGGCGTAGTAACACACGGCTTCGTCCCCGCGTTGCTGGATGTCGGCGAGGATCGAGGTGACCGCGTCGCGGATGTCCTTGGGCACGGCAGCGCCGCGACAAAATTCAGCCAGATCAGAATCGAAGGTTTTGGAGGAGGACTGAAGTAGGCGCACGGTGGTAAAATGAGTCGGCAAGCACTAGGCACCCGCCCCCTCCGGCGCGAGTAGGAAAACTCTCCGCAGTGAAAAGAGCCTTGAGGACACAAAAAAGCCCGCCGTGATCACTCGCGACGGGCTCAGCATGAAAGACATCCGCAAGCGTAAGGCTAATTCGCTTTCACGTTGAGACGGCATCCTTGAGCTCACGCTCAAGGCCACACACCCCGGGAACACCCCTCCGGCATCCTTGAGCTCACGCTCAAGGCCACACGCCTCGAGAACACTCCCCGTGGCCTTGAGCGTGAGCTCAAGGTGTTTGCCCAAAGGGTAAGCCGCTCCCGCACAAACCCATTTCGTTAAAGCTCATCTTGAACGCGAAGTGGGTTAAGGCTAATGCCTGTAAGGCATGGCCCGGATAAATCTCGGGATAAGCAAGTTGCGCTATAATATTAATATACGGACAAAGGAATCGAGTACACCGAACCGAAACGCCCCCGAGTCCCTGACGAAAGAGAACGAGTAAGAGAACGAGAACGATTCAATCCCCGTCCACCGATCGGCACGTCAGCGGCACCGCTGAATTCCGTATCGTCCTCGTTCTCTTAATCTTACTCGTTCTCGATCCGACGCCGATTGCTCGAGGTAGAGCATGCCTTAACGGCATTGGGGTTAAGGCGGCCGGCAGGGATTACTCCCACTCGATGGTCGCCGGTGGCTTGGAGCTGATGTCGAGCACGACACGGCTCACGCCGCGCACCTCGTTGGTGATGCGCGAGGAGATTTTCTGCAGCAGGTCGTAGGGCAAACGCGTCCAGTCGGCAGTCATCGCATCGATGCTCTCCACGATGCGCAGGCCGATCACGTAGGAGTAGTTACGCTCATCGCCGACCACGCCGACCGTTTTGACGGGAATAAACACGGCAAAGGACTGCCAGACCTTCCAGTACCAGCCATTGGACATCATCTCCTCCTGGAGAATGAAGTCGGCGTTGCGCAAGATTTCGAGACGCTCCTTGGTGATTTCACCGACGACACGCACGCCGAGACCCGGGCCGGGGAACGGCTGACGCCAGACGACCTCGCGGGGCAGCCCGCAGGCTTCACCCACCGCGCGCACCTCGTCCTTGAAGAGCTCACGCAGGGGCTCGAGCAGCTTGAGCTTCATGCGCTCGGGCAGGCCGCCGACGTTGTGGTGCGATTTGATGAGCGCGGCTGGGTTGCCGGCAATCGCCACGCTCTCGATCACGTCAGGGTAAAGCGTGCCTTGGGCGAGGAAGTCGGCGCCGCCGATGGATTTGAGGGATTTCTCAAACACTTCGACAAAGGTGCGGCCGATGATTTTGCGCTTTTGCTCGGGATCGGTGATCCCCTTCAGGCGGCGCAGGAACAGCGCGGAGGCATCGACGACACGCACGTCGATTTTGAAATTACGCGCGTACAGCGACTCGACGACCTCACGCTCGCCTTTGCGCAGGAGGCCGTTGTCGACAAACACACAGGTTAACTGCTTGCCGATGGCCTTGTGAATAAGCGCGGCAGCAACCGAGGAGTCGACGCCGCCAGACAGGCCGAGGAGCACGCGGGATTTCTTGCCGACGGTGGCCTTGATCGAGGCGACAGACTGGTTAATGAAATCAGCGGTGGTCCAGTCTTGGGACGCTTTGCAAACGCCGACCAAGAAGTTGCGGATCACATCGGTGCCGCGCTCGCTGTGAGAAACCTCGGGGTGAAACTGAATGCCGTAAAAGTTGCGCTTGGCGTCCTCGATGACTGCGTACTCGGAATTGTCGGTGGTGCCGATGGCCGTGAAGCCGGGCGGCAGCTTGATGAGGCGGTCGCCGTGGGAGTTCCAAACGTTTAGCTTTTTGGGCAGCTTGGAAAAAAGGCGCCCCGATTTTTGAATCGTGAGGGTGCCGTGGCCGTATTCGCGGTGGTCGCTCTTGGACACCTCGCCGCCGAGCAGATGCCCCATGAGCTGAATGCCGTAGCAGATGCCGAGAATGGGCACGCCCATGTCGAACAGCGCCTTGTCAGGGATCGGGGCCTTTTTGGAAAACACCGAGCTGGGACCACCCGAAAGAATGATGCCCACCACGCCGTCCTTGCGCAGCTCTTCTGCGGTCACCGTGTAGTGATAAAGTTTGGAGTACACCTGGC harbors:
- the guaA gene encoding glutamine-hydrolyzing GMP synthase, with the translated sequence MPQTIAVIDFGSQYTQIIARRIRECQVYSKLYHYTVTAEELRKDGVVGIILSGGPSSVFSKKAPIPDKALFDMGVPILGICYGIQLMGHLLGGEVSKSDHREYGHGTLTIQKSGRLFSKLPKKLNVWNSHGDRLIKLPPGFTAIGTTDNSEYAVIEDAKRNFYGIQFHPEVSHSERGTDVIRNFLVGVCKASQDWTTADFINQSVASIKATVGKKSRVLLGLSGGVDSSVAAALIHKAIGKQLTCVFVDNGLLRKGEREVVESLYARNFKIDVRVVDASALFLRRLKGITDPEQKRKIIGRTFVEVFEKSLKSIGGADFLAQGTLYPDVIESVAIAGNPAALIKSHHNVGGLPERMKLKLLEPLRELFKDEVRAVGEACGLPREVVWRQPFPGPGLGVRVVGEITKERLEILRNADFILQEEMMSNGWYWKVWQSFAVFIPVKTVGVVGDERNYSYVIGLRIVESIDAMTADWTRLPYDLLQKISSRITNEVRGVSRVVLDISSKPPATIEWE